DNA sequence from the Centroberyx gerrardi isolate f3 chromosome 2, fCenGer3.hap1.cur.20231027, whole genome shotgun sequence genome:
tgggtttctttgtttgttttttttcatgttaaGGCTTCTGGTACTTTCTCAACTGGTGATTATATCTCTTTAGCCTCTGAGCTGTCATGTCTTTATTGGCATGTGCAAATGTGCCCGTGCTGCGTTCACAAGTATGCTGCAACATAGCAGGACCCTTAAGGCTTGTGTAAATACATTTCATGGTGGAAAGCGTAAGACAGGGGGACAGCATGTGTTATAACAGCTGTCATTTCTCCATATAGGGAAGCAACACAATGCCAATGTTTGCCAAAGACACTGCTTCGTCACCTTCAGAGTGATGAGTAATAATTCAAGGTTCAGACCATGGTAGTTAAACTTTACATCATTTATATGCATTTTTTGGGATAGTGTAATTAGGAATATGTTTATGTTGCAGAGAAGTACAGTGCATGTAAAACTCCAGTATTTCAGAAACTTTTTTCATTGGCCAATGTGGATTACAAAACCATAATCCACAACTAATTAAAGATTAAGATTTTAAGTGGATACTGGAAGTGTGAGTTGAACAGCAAAAGTGACAAATGTTTTGTGAGCTTTTTAAAAataaccatttaaaaaaaataaaaaataaaaataaaaaaaaggagataTAATCTGTCTTGAATTTCCTTCATAATGGAATTTCCTATCAATAGGATTTAGACTCATTAGGATTGTTTTCCATTTAAGaaatcaatacaaaacaaaacaaacaaaagaaataggAAAATGGGATTGGATAGGATTTCCTATTCCTATTTCCTTCATACATTTCCTATTGTCGACTTCATAAAGTAAATACAATTGTATGCTTAAATCAATGCATTAAGTTTTTCCTTCCTAGTTTACTGGTCAAGTTTAAAACAGCGCCCTGCGTCACTGCCCTTGAATGACGAGAAAATCACAACAGTCGATTGGACCAATGGGACATGGTGGTTGCAGTAACCTAGTCAGTCCATCACTACAGCCTCATTACTACGCTGCAGGCGGACTGAGGAGATGCGGGATGGACGTGAAGGCGTTTGAGTGGCCAAACTTTAATAATAAGACCATCTGGTATTTGTGAAATAGTTTGGCAAGGACGACCGGGTTCTTGACTCTCTTTTTCTGGACGTACCGCTGCAAAGACTTGAAAGATTTCTCAAAAACTTCAAATTGTCTGTGTGGGGATAACAACGCGTGTGAATTGGACTGGATCTGGTGAAAACTGGATACTTTGCAGCAACATTGAAACTCGTCTGCAGTCGTGCAACAAAACTTTCAGTTTTAATTGTTCTAGCACATtgcgagagtgtgtgttggctcGCTATGGCCATCCTCGAGTAACTATTGCTTACTTATGGCGCCTCAGCGACTTCTAGTCAGTCACTATGACATGGGATGAAACGATGGATGTGGACTAACCTACTTTTTGACGCAGTTTAATGGAATTACTCAGATCCTTATGCTGAAGTCTGGCATTTTTGAGTTTCACTCTCCGTCGAAATGGCAAGTTTTGCCATGCTGATGGAGCGGACGAGGACATCGCTTTTGTTGTTATGCAGTGTGTTCATCATATTCATCGGTCTCTGTGTCGGATCCCCGAACCATGGTCGTCGGCTGGTCTGCTGGCAAGCCATCATGAAGTGCCACAGAGAGCCAGAGTGCCATTACGCATATGATCAATATCTTTACGCCTGTGCGCCTGTTATCAACGGGGATCGTAAGAAGTGTCCCAGCCACTGCATATCCTCTCTCATTCAACTCAACCTAACCGAGAGCGGGCCTGCTTTGGAGGACTGCGACTGCGCTTCAGACCCGGTGTGCAGGAGCACCAAGCGAGCCATTGAACCGTGCCTGCCCCGGACTAGCAACATGGGCTGCACCGAAGCCCGTCGCCAGTGTGAGAAAGACCTGCCATGTAGCTCAGCGATGAGGGACTATTTGTTTCACTGCCGCAAACTTTTCGGAGGGGAGCGGTGCTCGGACGGGTGTCGGAGAGTGATAGCTGGTATGCGCTCCATACCGAAAGCACAGCAGCTAGACACTTGCGTGTGTGATGGTACAGAGAGGAACATATGCGAGTACATAAAAGTCAGCATGCAAACTTTTTGTTACGATTCAAACGACAGGCTCGCGGGTAGTGGTTTTCCAGACTCTGAAGAGGATCTTGACGATGATTATTTCGACCTGGACGATAATACAATCGTGGAAAACTCAAGCGATTCCCGACCCTGTCAGACTGTACTAAATGTCGTGACCACCATCTTGGTTTTAAAATTTATCTGAAAAGCTGTTTCGAGGACAAAGCAAAGAAACAGTCATGGGCTTTGGTGTTGGCCTGTCCTTAAAATAAACTTGAGGACTGAATTAACAGCCACAATCACGACACCTCACCCCACTTGGACTCTACTCTCTGCTTTGTTGTTATTAATAATAGAGCTTATGTCATTCTGGTCATGGAAATAACATTCATTTGACTATTAAGTGTTAGACGGCATTTGGTCAATTTAAGTCTACATACTAAACTTTGGGTTAGATTTGCACAAATCCGTTAAAATAATTTGGCAGGACATAGGCTGTCTGTTAATTAGTAGCCTATCATGCAAATGACATTAGTCTGGTTGGATCAGTCTGAGTATAGGCTATTCAAGTTATATTccacatttcacattcaaataGTGAGTCAGTCTGATAAATTTGAAGGAGCTTATTTTTGTATGTCAGCTATATAAAGGTaaattgtacagtatattgtataaaatgtttttgttttttttccaaatatttgTTTATCGATGCTAAGAGATTTGCACTGTAGAGGAATAGGTAAAGCCTCACTATCTTTAGTGTATTATGTGACCACAGAATAAGGAAAATATGTTTTCTCTAAAAGTGCCTAAGAGTctttatatttgttttacacCACCATTATGTGACCATATTAGAAGCAGGCTGTTACAGCGGGGCAGCTTTCTTTTGACAGCTGCACCAAGACTTTCTCCACAAACCCTTCATTAAAAACCAAAGTTGATGTAAGCCACTGAAATTTGTCTAAACCCTAGGGCAAATAAGGCATCTGAAAAGAAAAGCTCCTAGATTGATACTTGTGACCTTGTAAacataaatgtttgtataaGGTATAAACTGTTAATTCCTCAGAACTGTTcaaacacaagaaagaaagagcccTCCCTGCGGGGACTGCAGCACAAATGGAGCCAAGAAGGGTTTGGTCCGTTTATTTATCCTCGCCCCATGTGTTTGTTAGAAGTCttcgcacagacacacagagaaaagaagtGTTTGGGTGAATGGAGATATTAAGTGGCCATTACAAACACACTCCTCTGAATGTATGCacattaaataaataagagtTTCAAAATGATTTTCGGTGAGATGGTGTGGCTCTGTTTTGAACTTTTATCTATCTCATGTTTTTTTGAAAGATTGAGTCTGTGCAGATTAAAGAAGTGCAAGGCAATATTTAATTTTCACTTAAGTACTTAAAATCTATTATCTGTGGTTAATTGAAGCTATTCTTGTTATTCTGTTTCTAtacaaacaagagaaaaaacagaaaaaaaaatgtatgggaAAATATGCCTTTTATTTCAAATGTGCTGAGTTACCATGCCTAGTGACACTAAGGCCAGTACTACAGCTTTGCCTCTCCTAAGAAAATCTGCTGGATCAAGACTGCCAAAGTGATACAGCAGGTCAGTAGAGATGATCAAGTGACCATCAGATGGTTCTGGGACCAAATCCAGAGCAGAGAAACTTTAAAACTTAAGCCATTTCACATTAACATGTTTTTTGGACCTCAAGTGTGTAGGATGGGCATACATTTTGCATTCAGATGTTTCCTTATCAttcctttttatttgtgatAGTGACAGATAGAACCATGCATGTAATACCTCTTAAAAAGGGCCAACATCCAAAATGGTTCTtctccaatcacagctctcctgTAGGGAAAAACCAAAGAAGCTCTATTTGGAATCTACCCAGATTAGATGCATTAATGATCCATGAGAGGCAGGGCTTTACAATGTTTTCAGAACAGCTAGGAGGCAGAGTTTTACCTGTTCTAAAATCTCTGTAAAGCATTGCATCAGGTGgcatattgcttttataaaacgatAATAACTAAATGTTTATCTTCCACCAAGCAATACAGTTCTTGAACAGTGGCTAAACTAAATGGTTGCTAAGTAAAAACATAAGTAACAGTATAAGCGGTGATTTCCAGTTAGTGCattcatatttaaattaactgttagGCAGATGTGCTTTTATTGGATATTTTACAACAGCTTTGAACATGTCTCAATCAGAGGTGCAGACCAGAACTGTTGATTATATAATACAGTTCATATCACTAATAACaagaatgtttgtgtgtgtgtaggtgtgtgtgtgtgtgtgtgtgtgtgtgtgtgtgcatgtgtctgtttacATGCTTGTGCCTAGCTGTGTTATGAGTCATTCAGCTCTTAACACTTAAAAAAGAGCTGGTGTACGCTCCTTCACTCGTGATAATGGGGCTTGAAACCACTGACGGCAGCCATGGTGTTTCTCAAGCGAAGGAGATGTATAGCCCTCCAGCCCATTGATTGGAGGAGAAGTCGAGTGGCACCTCTGTCAtggaaatgcaaaatacacaatGGTGGAGCGGCACAATGTGGGGGCACTTCATTCACTCTGTGTCCCTGTCACTACTTTAGGGAGTGGGGGAGCATGAGAAGACAACTGTcccagaggaagacagagggagttACGTGAGAAAGTTCAGTCTCAGCTTGTTCCAACTGCCACTTTCTTCTCAGTTGATTTAGAAAATAAAAGAGTTAGTGAGTGTCCAAACTAACTGAGATATGTTTTTCTCTGAGTCCATATTGCTGTTAGTATCATTTCTCAACACTAGCGTTGGGTGTTACATTCACCATCAAAACAACTGGTAATCTGTATAACAGTTAGTTCTCTAATCATGGATTGTTAATGGCTAAAAAGCACTCCAAGTATGTTTGTAGACAGGATTCAAACACATGCCTTCTCTCTCTGAAGTGTAATATTTGGTGTTTATATATCACAGTGCAACACCTTTTCTGTAGCACTCATTCTTCACTCaattatgaaataaataagCTAAAGCTAAGGGCCAATAAATGAGCTTTGAACAGTCCAAAATATAAGTTATAGATATTAGGGCTTCCCATGGcagtgaatgtaaaaaaaaaaaaaaaaaaagtgatgtgtCGAATGCATTTATGGGCCTTTGTTATGAGACGCAAAAGAAAGCACTGCCACTTTAAGAGAGCAGGCCCCTGCTCCAGCCATTAATAATTGTAATGCCTCTTTATTATTGTTGAGGATAATGAAGGGATGAGAGTCATATGGGGGCCCCAGACCATACTTTGCCCTGAAATGTTTTCAATTAACTTTTGGCACCGGAGGAAAATAGGaaagttattttttcccatGCGGAAACAGAAAAGAGTCAACAGGGGCTTTTGCTGCAGGGACCAGAACCTCATTAAAATTGCCTCATCATAACTCAAACTGCTGCCTGGCCAACCGCCCCTctgccccacccccacctcttcATCCTCTAGGTTACTCCAAGCAAAAGCATACTGGTAGTCTTACTTTATGTAGATTGTCCAGCCAATATTCACTCAGGACAGTGATGTTAAAGGTtatatgtaatttttttttaaagtcttaAGTTGATCTCTTTAAAGCTAACTGGATACTGGTGTATTGTGTAGTatagtattcagtattcattgGCCATTATGTCaatgtataaaaaaatattctagGATCTGTATTACAACTTTAACTTTTGAGAGGAGAACATGATTTGGGTCTATTTTGCAattcaatttgttttcattggtCCTCAATAGATTAGCAACAGCAGCAATGAAATCACTCCCTCCCTTTAAGCCCCAGTGGAACttgcaaaaaagtttttaaaattcCTCTGCTGACTGATTCGCCTATTTTGAAACTCCcagaactttaaaaaaaaaaaagaaaaaaaaagggaaacgtTTCTAATCCAGTTATATTTATGTTTGCATCATGTGAACccaaagagagatggagtgaaaagggtgaaaaagaaaaagagggtaAAGCAACATTTAAGTCTCAAAGAAAAGTTTGATTCTATACACCTGTGTAACGACTGATCCCGAGTTGGAAACCTTATATCTGTTGAAATTAAAGCCGCggcagaaggaaggaaggaaaacaggAAGACGACCGCACTTAGCCcgtctctttcctcccttcacTACCCACCGAACCAGCGGCAGTGAGCGACAGCTGACTGGCAACACAGAGTGaagctctcctgctccacagtTAGTCTCAATTGGTCAGATGCCTGAGCCACAAAATGTACTTTGAAAGCAAATATAGTGATAATATAGCTATGGCACTATCTACATCGCAGAGATTCTGACATATTATCTTATTCTTTCATGTTCATCCAATATGGGGATTacttttgctgaattcaaacaagATGTCAACTCATAATTAAGCACATTACTTTTTGTTTGGTTAATACACCATACTAaattgctgaaacatttttaacCACTACTAACAACACACCATTAGACTTGAGCTGCAACTCAATTTtgactaaaaataaacaaactcacCCATAGCCAAGTGGAATGAATAAACCTTAGTGGGCCACAAAAGTTGGGGGTGCATTGGAGGAAGGCGGTACCCTCGGCATTAGGAGAGGTGAGAAAGGTTTAGAGTGGGGGAGGGGTTGATTTATGATTGAGGGCCAAGGGGGGAAGGGTTGGGGGGTGCTGGATT
Encoded proteins:
- the LOC139924192 gene encoding growth arrest-specific protein 1, whose amino-acid sequence is MASFAMLMERTRTSLLLLCSVFIIFIGLCVGSPNHGRRLVCWQAIMKCHREPECHYAYDQYLYACAPVINGDRKKCPSHCISSLIQLNLTESGPALEDCDCASDPVCRSTKRAIEPCLPRTSNMGCTEARRQCEKDLPCSSAMRDYLFHCRKLFGGERCSDGCRRVIAGMRSIPKAQQLDTCVCDGTERNICEYIKVSMQTFCYDSNDRLAGSGFPDSEEDLDDDYFDLDDNTIVENSSDSRPCQTVLNVVTTILVLKFI